A genomic region of Antennarius striatus isolate MH-2024 chromosome 16, ASM4005453v1, whole genome shotgun sequence contains the following coding sequences:
- the LOC137610116 gene encoding myc-associated zinc finger protein isoform X1, translating to MDTSWSNFLFQTPSTQSQPEAPLQAELLPELTGAAQSPPAEHIVTPPSTVDTAALSEEPLPVKPLPKPGRPAHICATCNKEFKNSYNLRRHQSVHTGIKMKDRASRGNEDAAKAARVEKQMVPLSLLHLTLPTQPPPAPTAAPEILPQPGQLATQESQPISVSIAPATVTMDATSQPIQAAVVVLGSMEQNPAPHPPPSTNQVKKNHACEACGKAFRDVYHLNRHRLSHSDEKPYSCPICQQRFKRKDRMSYHVRSHQGGVEKPYICPHCAKAFSRPDHLNSHVRQVHSTERPFKCTVTTCTSAFATRDRLRAHLIRHEEKVPCHICGKLLSAAYITDHMRVHNQSQHHACHLCNRSFTTLTYLRVHAQKHHGQEWKESGGARGGFGGTGAGGVLLCQLCGVQCKTATQLQGHMGTHANQGDPTPNPNPTSSGPMGTTSVAVTVSSPSTVGLLVTDCSSIAPQPHS from the exons ATGGACACCTCCTGGAGCaatttcctctttcag ACCCCGTCCACTCAGAGCCAACCGGAGGCCCCCCTCCAGGCCGAGCTGCTGCCCGAGCTGACCGGCGCCGCTCAGAGCCCCCCAGCAGAACACATCGTCACGCCGCCGTCCACCGTCGACACGGCGGCCCTGAGCGAGGAGCCGCTACCTG TCAAACCGCTGCCCAAACCGGGCCGCCCCGCCCACATCTGCGCCACCTGCAACAAGGAGTTCAAGAACAGCTACAACCTGCGGCGGCACCAGTCGGTGCACACGGGCATCAAGATGAAGGACCGCGCCAGCCGGGGCAATGAGGACGCGGCGAAGGCGGCGCGGGTGGAGAAGCAGATGGtgcccctctccctcctccacctcacccTCCCCACCCAGCCGCCCCCTGCCCCCACCGCTGCGCCGGAAATCCTCCCGCAGCCCGGTCAGCTCGCCACCCAGGAGAGCCAACCCATCTCTGTGTCCATCGCCCCGGCAACCGTAACCATGGACGCGACCTCCCAGCCCATCCAGGCAGCTGTTGTGGTGTTGGGCTCTatggagcag aaccccgccccccacccgCCCCCCAGCACCAACCAGGTGAAGAAGAACCACGCCTGCGAGGCGTGCGGGAAGGCCTTCAGGGACGTCTACCACCTCAACCGCCACCGCCTGTCGCACTCGGACGAGAAGCCGTACTCGTGCCCCATCTGCCAGCAGCGCTTCAAGAGGAAAGACCGCATGAGCTACCACGTGCGCTCGCACCAGGGCGGCGTGGAGAAGCCCTACATCTGCCCCCACTGCGCCAAGGCCTTCTCTCG GCCGGATCACCTGAACAGCCACGTGCGACAGGTTCACTCCACTGAGAGGCCCTTCAAGTGCACGGTAACA ACGTGCACGTCGGCGTTCGCCACGCGGGATCGTCTCCGAGCCCACCTGATCCGACACGAGGAGAAGGTTCCGTGTCACATCTGTGGGAAGCTGCTGTCCGCCGCTTACATCACTGACCACATGAGGGtccacaaccaatcacagcaccaCGCCTGTCACCTGTGCAACCGCA GCTTCACCACCCTCACCTACCTGCGGGTTCACGCCCAGAAGCACCACGGCCAGGAGTGGAAGGAGAGCGGGGGGGCGCGCGGGGGCTTCGGGGGGACCGGCGCCGGCGGGGTGCTGCTCTGCCAGCTGTGTGGGGTGCAGTGCAAGACGGCCACGCAGCTCCAGGGTCACATGGGCACCCACGCCAACCAAGGcgaccccacccccaaccccaaccccaccaGCTCGGGCCCCATGGGCACCACCAGCGTGGCCGTTACCGTGTCCAGCCCCAGCACGGTGGGCCTGCTGGTCACTGACTGCTCCAGCATCGCCCCCCAGCCCCACAGCTAG
- the LOC137610116 gene encoding myc-associated zinc finger protein isoform X2 encodes MDTSWSNFLFQTPSTQSQPEAPLQAELLPELTGAAQSPPAEHIVTPPSTVDTAALSEEPLPVKPLPKPGRPAHICATCNKEFKNSYNLRRHQSVHTGIKMKDRASRGNEDAAKAARVEKQMVPLSLLHLTLPTQPPPAPTAAPEILPQPGQLATQESQPISVSIAPATVTMDATSQPIQAAVVVLGSMEQNPAPHPPPSTNQVKKNHACEACGKAFRDVYHLNRHRLSHSDEKPYSCPICQQRFKRKDRMSYHVRSHQGGVEKPYICPHCAKAFSRPDHLNSHVRQVHSTERPFKCTTCTSAFATRDRLRAHLIRHEEKVPCHICGKLLSAAYITDHMRVHNQSQHHACHLCNRSFTTLTYLRVHAQKHHGQEWKESGGARGGFGGTGAGGVLLCQLCGVQCKTATQLQGHMGTHANQGDPTPNPNPTSSGPMGTTSVAVTVSSPSTVGLLVTDCSSIAPQPHS; translated from the exons ATGGACACCTCCTGGAGCaatttcctctttcag ACCCCGTCCACTCAGAGCCAACCGGAGGCCCCCCTCCAGGCCGAGCTGCTGCCCGAGCTGACCGGCGCCGCTCAGAGCCCCCCAGCAGAACACATCGTCACGCCGCCGTCCACCGTCGACACGGCGGCCCTGAGCGAGGAGCCGCTACCTG TCAAACCGCTGCCCAAACCGGGCCGCCCCGCCCACATCTGCGCCACCTGCAACAAGGAGTTCAAGAACAGCTACAACCTGCGGCGGCACCAGTCGGTGCACACGGGCATCAAGATGAAGGACCGCGCCAGCCGGGGCAATGAGGACGCGGCGAAGGCGGCGCGGGTGGAGAAGCAGATGGtgcccctctccctcctccacctcacccTCCCCACCCAGCCGCCCCCTGCCCCCACCGCTGCGCCGGAAATCCTCCCGCAGCCCGGTCAGCTCGCCACCCAGGAGAGCCAACCCATCTCTGTGTCCATCGCCCCGGCAACCGTAACCATGGACGCGACCTCCCAGCCCATCCAGGCAGCTGTTGTGGTGTTGGGCTCTatggagcag aaccccgccccccacccgCCCCCCAGCACCAACCAGGTGAAGAAGAACCACGCCTGCGAGGCGTGCGGGAAGGCCTTCAGGGACGTCTACCACCTCAACCGCCACCGCCTGTCGCACTCGGACGAGAAGCCGTACTCGTGCCCCATCTGCCAGCAGCGCTTCAAGAGGAAAGACCGCATGAGCTACCACGTGCGCTCGCACCAGGGCGGCGTGGAGAAGCCCTACATCTGCCCCCACTGCGCCAAGGCCTTCTCTCG GCCGGATCACCTGAACAGCCACGTGCGACAGGTTCACTCCACTGAGAGGCCCTTCAAGTGCACG ACGTGCACGTCGGCGTTCGCCACGCGGGATCGTCTCCGAGCCCACCTGATCCGACACGAGGAGAAGGTTCCGTGTCACATCTGTGGGAAGCTGCTGTCCGCCGCTTACATCACTGACCACATGAGGGtccacaaccaatcacagcaccaCGCCTGTCACCTGTGCAACCGCA GCTTCACCACCCTCACCTACCTGCGGGTTCACGCCCAGAAGCACCACGGCCAGGAGTGGAAGGAGAGCGGGGGGGCGCGCGGGGGCTTCGGGGGGACCGGCGCCGGCGGGGTGCTGCTCTGCCAGCTGTGTGGGGTGCAGTGCAAGACGGCCACGCAGCTCCAGGGTCACATGGGCACCCACGCCAACCAAGGcgaccccacccccaaccccaaccccaccaGCTCGGGCCCCATGGGCACCACCAGCGTGGCCGTTACCGTGTCCAGCCCCAGCACGGTGGGCCTGCTGGTCACTGACTGCTCCAGCATCGCCCCCCAGCCCCACAGCTAG
- the LOC137610138 gene encoding CDP-diacylglycerol--inositol 3-phosphatidyltransferase-like, with product MAQENVFLFAPNLIGYIRVILGLLSFYLMPSSPWPAVSCYLLSFLLDEVDGSVARAMDQCSRFGAMLDMLTDRCATMCLLVNLSLLYPSYTFLFQLSMCLDISGHWLYMHSSSIKGSTSHKTIDLSGNPVLRVYYTSWTFLCVMCYGNELFFCLLYLLHHLQEPAAWFYWLLALCGIICLLKTFINLMHLVTAAQDIAALDAADREKRQ from the exons ATGGCTCAGGAGAACGTTTTCCTCTTCGCCCCGAACTTAATCG GTTACATCCGGGTCATTCTGGGGCTCCTGTCCTTCTACCTAATGCCCAGCTCTCCGTGGCCCGCCGTCTCCTGCTACCTGCTCAGTTTCCTGCTGGACGAGGTTGACGGTTCCGTTGCCCGGGCGATGGATCAAT gCTCCAGGTTCGGGGCGATGTTGGACATGCTGACGGATCGCTGCGCCACCATGTGTCTGCTGGTCAACCTGTCGCTCCTCTACCCGTCTTACAccttcctgttccagctcagCATGTGTCTGGACATCTCCGGCCACTGGCTATACATGCACAG TTCCTCCATCAAGGGATCCACCAGCCACAAGACCATCGACCTCTCTGGGAACCCCGTCCTCCGGGTCTACTACACCAGCTGG ACTTtcttgtgtgtgatgtgctacGGCAACGAGCTCTTCTTCTGTCTGCTCTacctcctccatcacctccaggaACCTGCTG cctGGTTCTACTGGCTGCTGGCTCTCTGTGGGATCATCTGCCTGCTCAAGACCTTCATCAACCTCATGCATCTCGTCACTGCCGCCCAGGACATAGCAGCCCTCGACGCCGCCgacagagagaagagacagTGA
- the LOC137610137 gene encoding CDP-diacylglycerol--inositol 3-phosphatidyltransferase-like isoform X2, whose amino-acid sequence MPVSPWPAVCCYLISALLDAFDGHAARALNQSTKFGAMMDMLTDRCATMCLLVNLSLLYPSYTFLFQLSMCLDISSHWLHLHSSTIKGSASHKTIDLSGNPVLRVYYTNKMVLFVMCAGNELFFCLLYLLHHQQEPADWFYWLLALCGIICVLKSIISLVHLVTASQNMAALDAAEREKSQ is encoded by the exons ATGCCCGTCTCTCCGTGGCCCGCTGTCTGCTGCTACCTGATCAGCGCTCTGCTGGACGCCTTCGACGGACACGCCGCCCGGGCGCTGAATCAGT CCACTAAATTCGGGGCGATGATGGACATGCTGACGGATCGCTGCGCCACCATGTGTCTGCTGGTCAACCTGTCGCTCCTCTACCCGTCTTACAccttcctgttccagctcagCATGTGTCTGGACATCTCCAGCCACTGGCTACACCTTCACAG TTCCACCATCAAGGGATCCGCCAGCCACAAGACCATCGACCTCTCTGGGAACCCCGTCCTCCGGGTCTACTACACCAACAAG ATGGTGCTGTTCGTCATGTGTGCTGGAAACGAGCTCTTCTTCTGTCTGCTCTACCTCCTCCATCACCAGCAGGAACCTGCTG actggttctactggcTGCTGGCTCTCTGTGGGATCATCTGCGTCCTGAAGTCCATCATCAGTCTCGTCCATCTTGTCACCGCCTCCCAGAACATGGCGGCCCTCGACGCCGCCGAGAGAGAGAAGAGCCAATGA
- the LOC137610137 gene encoding CDP-diacylglycerol--inositol 3-phosphatidyltransferase-like isoform X1 — protein MAQENIFLFVPNLIGYARIVLGLLSFYLMPVSPWPAVCCYLISALLDAFDGHAARALNQSTKFGAMMDMLTDRCATMCLLVNLSLLYPSYTFLFQLSMCLDISSHWLHLHSSTIKGSASHKTIDLSGNPVLRVYYTNKMVLFVMCAGNELFFCLLYLLHHQQEPADWFYWLLALCGIICVLKSIISLVHLVTASQNMAALDAAEREKSQ, from the exons ATGGCgcaagaaaacattttcctcttcGTTCCCAATTTAATCG GTTACGCCCGGATCGTTCTGGGGCTCCTGTCCTTCTACCTGATGCCCGTCTCTCCGTGGCCCGCTGTCTGCTGCTACCTGATCAGCGCTCTGCTGGACGCCTTCGACGGACACGCCGCCCGGGCGCTGAATCAGT CCACTAAATTCGGGGCGATGATGGACATGCTGACGGATCGCTGCGCCACCATGTGTCTGCTGGTCAACCTGTCGCTCCTCTACCCGTCTTACAccttcctgttccagctcagCATGTGTCTGGACATCTCCAGCCACTGGCTACACCTTCACAG TTCCACCATCAAGGGATCCGCCAGCCACAAGACCATCGACCTCTCTGGGAACCCCGTCCTCCGGGTCTACTACACCAACAAG ATGGTGCTGTTCGTCATGTGTGCTGGAAACGAGCTCTTCTTCTGTCTGCTCTACCTCCTCCATCACCAGCAGGAACCTGCTG actggttctactggcTGCTGGCTCTCTGTGGGATCATCTGCGTCCTGAAGTCCATCATCAGTCTCGTCCATCTTGTCACCGCCTCCCAGAACATGGCGGCCCTCGACGCCGCCGAGAGAGAGAAGAGCCAATGA
- the dcp2 gene encoding m7GpppN-mRNA hydrolase: MFSANTEPKRVDIPSAVLDDLCSRFILHIPSEERDNAIRVCFQIELAHWFYLDFCMPNTPGAPHCGIRDFAKAVFHHCPFLLPNGEDVQKVLEQWKEYKMGVPTYGAIILDEALESVLLVQGYLAKSGWGFPKGKVNEDEAPHDCAVREVLEETGFDIKNRICKDAFIEQKITDQLVRLYIIPGVSKDTRFNPKTRKEIRNIEWFPVEKLPCHRNDMTPKSKLGLAPNRFFMAIPFIRPLRDWIHRSRGDSTDSDEDSGAASGKVSDSVRSKPRRVAPSAADGDKHRQQKKSQDSPHVRKGPCDVTGQVRPRDDRRAQARRLQDSSERDASPHGTDPHLSSKAFLSFRFDRDAIMKCFDF, encoded by the coding sequence ATGTTCTCCGCCAACACGGAACCGAAGCGCGTGGACATCCCGTCCGCGGTGCTGGACGACCTGTGCAGCCGCTTCATCCTCCACATCCCCAGCGAGGAGCGCGACAACGCCATCCGGGTGTGCTTCCAGATCGAGCTGGCCCACTGGTTCTACCTGGACTTCTGCATGCCCAACACCCCCGGGGCTCCGCACTGCGGGATCCGGGACTTCGCCAAGGCGGTGTTCCATCACTGCCCGTTCCTGCTGCCCAACGGGGAGGACGTGCAGAAGGTCCTGGAGCAGTGGAAGGAGTACAAGATGGGGGTCCCGACGTACGGAGCCATCATCCTGGACGAGGCGCTGGAGAGCGTGCTGCTGGTCCAGGGATACCTCGCCAAGTCCGGCTGGGGCTTCCCCAAGGGGAAGGTGAACGAGGACGAGGCCCCCCACGACTGCGCGGTGCGGGAGGTTCTGGAGGAGACGGGCTTCGACATCAAGAACCGCATCTGTAAAGACGCGTTCATCGAGCAGAAGATCACCGACCAGCTGGTGCGGCTCTACATCATCCCGGGGGTGTCGAAGGACACCCGCTTCAACCCCAAGACCAGGAAGGAGATCCGGAACATCGAGTGGTTCCCCGTGGAGAAGCTGCCCTGCCACCGGAACGACATGACCCCCAAGTCCAAGCTGGGACTCGCCCCCAACCGCTTCTTCATGGCGATCCCGTTCATCCGGCCGCTGCGGGACTGGATCCACCGCTCCAGGGGCGACTCGACGGACAGCGACGAGGATTCGGGCGCCGCGTCCGGTAAAGTGTCGGACAGCGTTCGGTCGAAGCCCCGGCGCGTCGCCCCCTCCGCCGCGGATGGAGACAAACACCGGCAGCAGAAGAAGAGCCAGGACTCGCCTCACGTGAGGAAAGGCCCCTGTGACGTCACCGGGCAGGTGAGGCCCAGAGACGACAGGCGGGCTCAAGCCAGGCGGCTGCAGGACAGCTCGGAACGGGACGCGTCCCCCCACGGGACCGACCCCCACCTGTCATCCAAAGCCTTCCTCAGCTTCCGGTTCGACAGAGACGCCATCATGAAGTGTTTCGACTTCTGA